A genomic segment from Nitratiruptor sp. YY08-10 encodes:
- a CDS encoding P-II family nitrogen regulator, with the protein MKKIEAIIKPFKLDDVKEGLSEIGITGMTVTEVKGYGRQQGHSELYRGAEYVVDFLPKVKIEVIVAADMVDSVVETIMQNARTGKIGDGKIFVSDIEKVVRIRTGETDEEAI; encoded by the coding sequence ATGAAAAAAATAGAAGCAATTATTAAGCCATTTAAACTGGATGATGTGAAAGAGGGTCTTAGTGAAATTGGTATTACTGGTATGACAGTAACGGAAGTAAAAGGATATGGAAGGCAGCAAGGACATAGTGAGCTGTACCGTGGGGCAGAGTATGTTGTGGATTTTTTGCCTAAAGTGAAAATTGAAGTGATTGTTGCAGCAGACATGGTTGACAGTGTTGTAGAAACGATTATGCAAAATGCGAGGACAGGCAAGATTGGGGATGGTAAGATTTTTGTGAGCGATATCGAAAAAGTGGTTCGTATCCGAACGGGCGAAACGGATGAAGAAGCGATTTAG
- a CDS encoding glycosyltransferase, whose translation MQFMASAKFVGAERSFVELCNELGKSDEVVAIVVKGCEYKEKFLPSVKVIELASNPSRNNPFLYLEIAKIIKKERPDIVHTHSAKATQIVYKLWKFMQFLFVATKRNSSLKTTIFNKVPLVVGVSKDVLKSIDNPNKVLVYNGIEPKQVENIEKEPIFTMVAIGILQPRKGFIELIEAVKDLPFEYRLWIVGEGEQRKELESLIKKYSLEEKVHLLGQREDTPILQARSHLQIINSKREGFSRVLIEGFFYSDVVISTKVAGSVEVLPKKFLFEDAKSKIIEVYNSYERYKQEFFALKEKYQNIFTLSNVAKKYKKLYKSIVDV comes from the coding sequence ATGCAGTTTATGGCAAGTGCCAAGTTTGTTGGGGCTGAGCGAAGTTTTGTAGAGCTTTGTAATGAACTTGGTAAAAGTGATGAGGTAGTGGCGATTGTAGTAAAGGGGTGCGAATATAAAGAGAAGTTTTTGCCAAGTGTGAAAGTGATTGAGCTTGCATCCAATCCATCAAGAAACAATCCGTTTTTATATCTTGAAATTGCAAAGATTATAAAAAAAGAGCGTCCCGATATTGTCCATACCCACTCAGCAAAAGCGACACAAATAGTCTATAAGCTTTGGAAGTTTATGCAATTTCTTTTTGTTGCAACAAAGAGAAACTCTTCATTAAAAACGACTATTTTTAATAAAGTTCCTTTAGTGGTTGGAGTGAGTAAAGATGTGTTAAAAAGCATCGATAATCCAAACAAAGTGCTTGTTTACAATGGAATTGAGCCAAAACAAGTAGAAAATATTGAAAAAGAGCCGATTTTTACGATGGTTGCCATTGGGATATTGCAGCCAAGGAAGGGGTTTATTGAGCTAATTGAAGCAGTAAAAGATTTACCGTTTGAGTATCGGCTTTGGATTGTAGGAGAGGGTGAGCAGCGTAAAGAGTTAGAAAGTCTGATCAAAAAATATAGTCTTGAAGAGAAAGTGCATCTTTTGGGGCAAAGAGAGGATACACCTATCTTACAAGCTAGATCACATCTGCAAATTATCAATTCAAAGCGAGAAGGATTTAGCAGAGTCTTGATTGAGGGTTTTTTTTACAGCGATGTAGTCATTTCAACAAAAGTGGCAGGAAGTGTTGAGGTATTGCCCAAGAAGTTTTTGTTTGAAGATGCAAAGAGTAAAATTATTGAAGTATATAACAGTTATGAAAGATATAAACAAGAGTTTTTTGCATTAAAAGAAAAATACCAAAACATCTTTACCCTTTCCAATGTAGCAAAAAAATATAAAAAGCTTTATAAAAGTATAGTCGATGTGTAG
- a CDS encoding O-antigen ligase produces the protein MLHYIKKGEIIPQAANYHLREVFVAISFFLVYDFFSRKSSLLIQLFFFVIPVLGILASTSRTAILSFLAALFVYIGLKVRKIFSKEILFTLLVIAGVSSIAYITFPEIKQRIDSFKTTFSLHGDRMTGRYDIYLDTFLRIKKRVFTGYGVKSSVVFAQKKKMLGGIAKHPHNIFLEVLLDSGLIGFIGFLIFLWFIKNLFDFSMPVVSAVFIAIFMTSLVSWSIWSANHISIILFILTLLFGYTETKNMRILPSTR, from the coding sequence GTGTTGCACTATATCAAAAAAGGTGAAATTATCCCACAAGCTGCAAATTATCATTTAAGAGAGGTTTTTGTCGCAATAAGCTTTTTTTTAGTATACGATTTTTTCTCTCGTAAAAGTAGTTTATTGATTCAACTCTTCTTTTTTGTCATTCCTGTTCTTGGTATTCTTGCATCTACTTCACGTACCGCAATACTTTCTTTTTTAGCAGCTTTATTTGTTTATATTGGACTGAAGGTAAGAAAAATCTTTTCCAAAGAGATATTGTTCACTCTATTGGTTATCGCTGGTGTATCCAGTATAGCATACATAACATTTCCAGAAATCAAACAGCGTATCGATAGTTTCAAAACCACTTTTTCTCTACATGGCGATAGAATGACTGGGCGATATGACATTTATCTAGATACATTCCTAAGAATTAAAAAAAGAGTTTTCACTGGATATGGTGTAAAATCATCAGTTGTTTTTGCTCAAAAGAAGAAAATGTTAGGAGGAATTGCAAAACATCCTCACAATATTTTTCTTGAAGTTCTCCTGGACAGTGGATTGATAGGATTTATAGGTTTTCTTATTTTTTTGTGGTTTATAAAAAATCTTTTTGATTTTTCCATGCCAGTGGTATCGGCTGTCTTTATCGCAATATTTATGACATCTCTGGTAAGTTGGTCCATTTGGAGCGCAAATCATATTTCGATAATTCTTTTTATACTAACTCTCTTATTTGGATACACTGAAACAAAAAATATGAGAATATTACCTTCAACTAGATAG
- a CDS encoding glycosyltransferase family 4 protein, whose product MQLLPELNEGGVERGVVELNRELVKRGIESFVISRGGRLVERIEKEGGKHIAFDVCSKNPLIAPYRIAQLKTIFQKIKPDIIHARSRVPAWLSYFAKRDTPFVTTVHGFNSVNAYSAIMTKGDRIICVSNPVKEYILKNYRIDESKVQVIHRGVDFSNFDLNRIDQKFIEEFKNKYNLHNRFIVTSVGRITQLKDYETFIEAIAIVKKQKPDIAGLIVGGVREDKKEYFKRLQELMKALKLDKNIIFTGSISKIAEIYALSDVVVSSSKKPESFGRSIVEAMAMNTPVVASNHGGALDLIKDGYGELFEVGDAKDLAQKIEKVEQKDFVEYVKKHFSLTQMVEKTLAVYRELL is encoded by the coding sequence GTGCAACTGCTTCCAGAACTGAATGAAGGAGGGGTTGAGCGAGGTGTTGTTGAGCTGAACCGGGAGCTTGTAAAAAGAGGAATTGAGAGTTTTGTGATAAGCAGAGGTGGCAGACTTGTAGAACGAATAGAAAAAGAGGGTGGGAAGCATATAGCTTTTGATGTGTGTAGCAAAAATCCTTTAATTGCGCCTTATCGTATAGCACAGCTTAAAACAATTTTCCAAAAAATCAAGCCAGATATTATTCATGCTAGAAGCAGAGTCCCAGCGTGGCTAAGCTATTTTGCTAAAAGAGATACTCCATTTGTTACAACGGTTCATGGATTTAACAGTGTCAATGCCTACAGCGCCATTATGACAAAAGGGGATAGAATCATTTGCGTGAGTAATCCGGTGAAAGAGTATATTTTAAAAAATTACAGAATAGATGAGTCAAAAGTGCAAGTGATTCATAGAGGTGTCGATTTTTCAAATTTTGATCTCAATCGAATCGATCAAAAGTTTATAGAAGAATTTAAAAATAAATATAATCTGCATAATCGATTTATTGTCACTTCTGTTGGCAGAATTACTCAGTTAAAAGATTATGAGACGTTTATTGAAGCTATAGCTATTGTAAAGAAGCAAAAGCCCGATATTGCAGGATTGATTGTAGGAGGAGTGAGAGAAGATAAAAAAGAGTATTTTAAGAGGTTGCAAGAGCTGATGAAAGCGTTGAAGCTAGATAAAAATATCATTTTTACCGGCTCTATTTCTAAGATTGCTGAAATTTATGCTTTGAGTGATGTGGTGGTCAGTAGCTCCAAAAAGCCGGAGAGTTTTGGAAGAAGCATTGTTGAAGCAATGGCTATGAATACTCCGGTAGTTGCTTCCAATCATGGAGGAGCTTTGGATCTTATCAAAGATGGATATGGAGAATTGTTTGAAGTAGGAGATGCTAAAGATTTGGCACAAAAAATTGAAAAAGTAGAGCAAAAAGATTTTGTTGAATATGTCAAAAAGCATTTTTCACTTACACAGATGGTAGAAAAGACGCTAGCAGTGTATAGGGAGCTTCTTTGA
- the asnB gene encoding asparagine synthase (glutamine-hydrolyzing), which produces MCRIFGFNGQDKDVLDKMGAVLAPGGPDNYGSFESPEFSLGHRRLSIIDLSAEANQPMQFENLIISYNGEVYNYKKIQKELSEYIFTTSSDTEVILKAFHKWGIEAVQKFHGMFAIALYDKTTKKLTLIRDRAGVKPLYYYFDGKNFIFASELKALLLHPRFQKRIDPKAAALYLQFGFVPTPYSIFKNCHKLPAAHYLEFCDQKVTLKQYWDLPKQKMNIGFEEAKEKTRVLLQRSFEYRMVSDVEVGVFLSGGIDSSLLVSFLSKKYPLKTFTIGFEDKRFNEAKIAKETAKRLKTQHYELYFGIDELLNLLPTIANIFDEPFGDSSALPTLLVAKLAKEHVKVALSADGADELFGGYPINFKNYRRFSLYKNLRFIRFLLQGKRKYMTTDDYLEFKLATRYRIYPDELKEEIFFDELKCHELLECMFLFDFKHFLADDVLVKVDRVTMANSLEAREPYLDHALIEFAFSLPDNLRWHKKILRALLQEELPEISKLPKQGFSVPIKYWLRNQLKEQVLDTLEQNSFLDDVVNKDKIVKQFYKNGKRTNAIWLMYMFRLWEERYIK; this is translated from the coding sequence ATGTGTAGAATCTTTGGATTTAATGGTCAAGATAAAGATGTGTTAGACAAAATGGGCGCTGTATTGGCTCCGGGTGGACCGGATAATTACGGTTCTTTTGAATCGCCTGAATTTTCTTTGGGACATCGCAGACTTTCTATCATTGATTTAAGCGCTGAAGCAAACCAGCCGATGCAGTTTGAAAACTTGATTATCAGCTACAATGGGGAGGTCTATAACTATAAAAAGATACAAAAAGAGCTGAGTGAATATATTTTTACAACCTCCAGTGATACAGAGGTGATTTTAAAAGCGTTTCATAAATGGGGCATTGAAGCGGTTCAAAAATTTCATGGAATGTTTGCGATAGCGCTCTATGATAAAACTACAAAAAAATTGACTCTTATTCGTGATCGAGCAGGAGTGAAACCGCTTTATTACTACTTTGATGGTAAAAACTTTATTTTTGCCAGCGAGTTAAAAGCACTACTTTTGCACCCAAGGTTTCAAAAACGAATCGATCCAAAAGCAGCTGCTCTTTATTTGCAGTTTGGATTTGTTCCTACTCCCTATTCTATTTTCAAAAATTGCCATAAATTGCCGGCTGCGCACTACTTAGAGTTTTGTGATCAAAAGGTAACTTTGAAGCAATATTGGGACCTTCCAAAACAAAAGATGAATATCGGTTTTGAAGAAGCAAAAGAGAAAACGAGAGTGCTTTTGCAAAGAAGCTTTGAATATCGAATGGTCAGTGATGTGGAGGTTGGAGTATTTTTAAGCGGTGGGATCGATAGTTCACTACTAGTTAGCTTCTTATCCAAAAAGTATCCGCTCAAAACGTTTACCATTGGATTTGAAGATAAGAGGTTCAATGAAGCAAAAATAGCAAAAGAGACGGCAAAAAGACTAAAAACCCAGCATTATGAGCTCTATTTTGGTATTGATGAACTATTAAACTTGCTTCCAACAATTGCCAATATCTTTGATGAGCCTTTTGGAGACAGTTCTGCGCTTCCAACACTCTTGGTAGCAAAACTGGCAAAAGAGCATGTCAAAGTAGCGCTTTCAGCTGATGGCGCAGATGAGCTTTTTGGTGGCTATCCTATTAATTTTAAAAACTACAGACGATTTTCTTTGTATAAGAATTTGCGCTTCATTCGGTTTTTATTGCAGGGTAAGCGAAAATATATGACTACAGATGACTATTTAGAGTTTAAATTGGCAACAAGGTATCGAATCTATCCGGATGAATTAAAAGAAGAGATTTTTTTTGATGAACTAAAGTGTCATGAACTGCTAGAGTGTATGTTTTTGTTTGATTTTAAACACTTTTTAGCTGATGATGTATTGGTTAAAGTGGATCGAGTCACCATGGCAAACTCTTTGGAAGCAAGAGAACCCTATTTGGATCATGCGCTTATAGAATTTGCCTTTTCTTTGCCAGATAATTTGAGGTGGCATAAAAAGATTTTACGAGCACTTTTGCAAGAAGAACTTCCTGAAATTTCTAAACTGCCAAAACAGGGCTTTTCCGTACCTATCAAATATTGGCTCCGAAATCAACTCAAAGAGCAGGTTTTAGATACTTTAGAGCAAAACTCTTTTTTAGATGATGTTGTAAACAAAGATAAAATAGTAAAACAGTTTTACAAAAATGGAAAAAGAACCAATGCCATCTGGCTGATGTATATGTTTCGTCTTTGGGAAGAGAGGTATATAAAATGA
- a CDS encoding HD domain-containing protein: MELKQKIEELLYSDASEYEISQTIREYIKNYFSSLDKLFEKTQGKDFFVKHTRYIDSIITSIYKVAMRKTFGFYLPMSNSVPVTLVALGSYGREQMAPYSDIDLMIVYEEVEGYNIQALIEKILYIIWDTKLKLGHRVHKLSELNKVANEDDTIKTALIESRFICGSKYLWVNIENALKKVRQSNQKEFIFTKIEEAQKRRTKNPISMEPNIKEGIGSLRDANLLFWIANVVYSIHSLKELQNKIYSEEEYNEFRVALEWLFRLRGALHLVCKKKEDRLLMQYIPDVAQKLLGSNDKKAQSVLVSRTLQALHTIDTFTSIFIKKIIRRFLFAPHNVTVLKSTRVTKDIYICDDVVYASFFKTGSSLKELLTLLQLKIKEFDPSFLHYAKSIHVPHNLERNHLKLIKKLFYKPDLFPILDAFFKSNLLPIVIPPLKKVMFLPQFDGYHTYPVDIHSLMCIKALENIKDPKVAEVYETLDKEHKALLKLAVLLHDAGKGRRSEHSLVGAKLMRSFALSLGFDEEMAEIGATLIKYHILMSNTAFREDIHSEKVVFSFIAKLQKPIILDMLYILTYADINGVGKTIYTSYNAHLLHELYKIAKESFSNTEILEESAKRIKKENALRRSTHFQNLPKTLQKKILSIESNLFFIKNRTEEILRICQKAVEVKEFVVEVHNKEYLSIEIWRKVPLNLGYLLGKLSYLDIASMEVFKLFDSVKYFKIEFLEKVHDEEVPYIYKIVEASFDMDKQIRLKKPVIEPHEITIDCHHSKSYASMHLNVKNQKGLLAYIAHIFDQYGIDIATAKVHTIKNRARDLFLIEKNGNFCVNKDAIIQQLSS; the protein is encoded by the coding sequence ATGGAGCTAAAACAAAAAATCGAAGAACTTCTATATTCTGATGCAAGCGAATATGAAATCTCCCAAACAATACGCGAATATATAAAAAACTATTTTTCCTCTTTGGACAAGCTTTTTGAAAAGACGCAGGGAAAAGATTTTTTTGTTAAACACACGCGTTATATCGACTCCATTATCACCTCTATCTATAAAGTCGCCATGCGAAAAACTTTTGGTTTTTATCTGCCTATGAGTAACTCTGTTCCGGTTACACTCGTTGCTCTTGGAAGCTACGGCAGAGAACAAATGGCGCCCTATTCGGATATCGACTTGATGATTGTGTATGAGGAGGTCGAGGGCTACAACATACAAGCTCTTATCGAAAAAATTCTTTATATCATCTGGGATACCAAGCTGAAACTTGGCCACAGGGTTCATAAACTGAGTGAACTTAATAAAGTAGCCAATGAAGATGACACAATCAAAACAGCGTTGATTGAATCACGATTTATATGTGGGTCTAAATATCTGTGGGTCAATATAGAAAATGCTCTCAAAAAAGTGCGTCAATCAAACCAAAAAGAGTTTATTTTCACAAAAATTGAGGAAGCTCAAAAGCGAAGAACAAAAAATCCCATATCTATGGAGCCAAATATCAAGGAGGGGATCGGTTCCCTTCGTGATGCAAACCTGCTCTTTTGGATCGCCAATGTGGTGTATAGTATCCACTCTCTTAAAGAGCTACAAAACAAAATATACAGCGAAGAAGAGTACAATGAGTTTCGCGTCGCACTCGAGTGGCTCTTTCGTCTGCGAGGCGCTTTACATCTTGTTTGCAAAAAAAAAGAGGATCGTCTCCTTATGCAGTACATTCCAGATGTTGCCCAAAAGCTTCTTGGCTCAAATGATAAAAAAGCGCAAAGCGTACTGGTATCCAGGACACTGCAAGCCCTGCACACTATAGATACTTTTACAAGCATCTTTATCAAAAAAATTATCAGAAGATTTCTGTTTGCGCCTCATAATGTCACTGTTTTGAAAAGTACACGAGTTACCAAAGATATCTATATCTGTGACGATGTAGTCTATGCATCTTTTTTCAAGACAGGCTCTTCATTAAAAGAGTTGCTCACTCTTTTGCAATTGAAGATAAAAGAGTTCGATCCAAGTTTTCTCCACTATGCCAAATCGATCCATGTTCCACACAATCTTGAGAGAAACCACCTGAAACTTATCAAAAAACTTTTCTACAAACCCGATCTTTTCCCCATTTTGGATGCTTTTTTCAAAAGCAATCTGTTGCCAATTGTCATACCGCCTTTAAAAAAAGTGATGTTCTTACCCCAATTTGACGGATACCATACCTACCCGGTGGATATCCACTCTCTCATGTGCATCAAAGCGTTAGAAAACATCAAAGACCCCAAAGTAGCCGAAGTTTATGAAACACTGGATAAAGAGCATAAAGCTTTACTCAAGCTCGCGGTCCTTCTCCATGATGCCGGAAAAGGACGGCGAAGCGAGCATAGTCTTGTTGGAGCGAAACTGATGCGCTCCTTCGCTTTGTCCTTAGGCTTTGATGAAGAGATGGCAGAGATAGGAGCTACTTTGATCAAGTACCATATCCTAATGAGCAATACCGCTTTTCGAGAAGATATTCACAGTGAAAAAGTAGTCTTCTCCTTCATTGCCAAGCTGCAAAAGCCGATCATTCTCGATATGCTCTATATATTGACATATGCAGATATCAATGGTGTAGGCAAAACGATTTACACCTCCTACAATGCCCATCTTTTGCATGAACTCTATAAAATCGCAAAAGAGAGTTTTTCCAATACGGAAATTTTGGAAGAGAGTGCAAAACGGATCAAAAAAGAGAATGCATTACGACGAAGTACACATTTTCAAAATCTTCCAAAAACGCTGCAAAAAAAGATTCTCTCTATTGAATCAAACCTCTTTTTCATCAAAAACAGGACAGAAGAAATTCTACGAATCTGTCAAAAAGCGGTAGAAGTGAAAGAGTTTGTGGTAGAAGTACACAATAAAGAGTATCTGAGCATTGAAATCTGGAGAAAGGTTCCTTTGAATCTTGGGTATCTCCTTGGAAAACTCTCCTATCTTGATATCGCTTCGATGGAAGTTTTCAAGCTTTTTGACAGTGTGAAATATTTTAAAATCGAGTTCTTGGAAAAAGTACATGATGAAGAAGTTCCTTACATTTACAAAATTGTCGAGGCTTCATTCGATATGGATAAACAGATTCGACTCAAAAAACCGGTCATTGAACCTCATGAGATCACTATCGACTGTCACCACTCCAAAAGCTATGCATCTATGCATCTCAATGTCAAAAACCAAAAAGGACTGCTCGCCTATATCGCCCATATTTTTGACCAATACGGTATCGATATTGCCACAGCAAAAGTACATACTATCAAAAATCGGGCAAGAGATCTCTTTTTAATAGAAAAAAATGGAAATTTTTGTGTCAACAAAGATGCCATTATTCAACAACTATCTAGTTGA
- a CDS encoding glycosyltransferase family 9 protein — translation MKIGVYRFSALGDIAASIPVLRAFEHKPLILTSVVGRELLKDEFENIIVLEGKGFKDIVRFIYRLKKEKISLFVDLQNNDRSKFIRFFFDNVTNDGVSFEQSVTHIFYDIAKKTKMVQPLDITYIKKEPTYIVLNTGSSPKWISKRLPLYKWKEFSEVLYERFHLPFILTGDSNEKEYVQEVAKHIVGKKEVIAGKTSIQDLKQVLKDAYLCISTDSAPMHIAAVQKTPTIGIFGATNWIISAPFGPWSTALWDEQRFQSPPKKNLLKVGNYYDNIDIEKGLKKIENFL, via the coding sequence ATGAAAATCGGGGTATATCGATTCAGTGCACTGGGAGACATTGCCGCTTCTATTCCTGTTTTACGTGCATTTGAACATAAGCCTCTTATTTTGACATCTGTAGTGGGAAGAGAACTTCTAAAAGATGAATTTGAAAATATCATCGTATTGGAAGGAAAAGGTTTTAAAGATATTGTACGATTTATTTATCGATTGAAAAAAGAGAAGATATCACTTTTTGTCGATTTGCAAAATAACGATCGTAGTAAATTTATAAGATTTTTTTTCGATAACGTAACCAATGATGGAGTCTCGTTCGAACAAAGTGTGACACATATCTTTTATGATATTGCAAAAAAGACGAAGATGGTACAACCTTTGGATATAACATATATAAAAAAAGAACCTACATACATAGTACTCAATACCGGTTCAAGTCCTAAATGGATTTCAAAAAGATTGCCTCTGTATAAATGGAAAGAGTTTAGTGAAGTGTTATATGAGAGATTTCATTTGCCTTTTATTTTGACGGGTGATAGCAATGAGAAAGAGTATGTTCAAGAGGTTGCAAAGCATATTGTTGGAAAAAAAGAGGTGATTGCAGGAAAAACCTCGATTCAAGATCTAAAACAAGTGTTAAAAGATGCCTACTTATGCATTTCAACAGATTCTGCTCCTATGCATATAGCAGCAGTACAAAAAACGCCGACTATTGGGATATTTGGAGCAACAAATTGGATCATTTCTGCTCCCTTTGGACCTTGGAGTACAGCGCTGTGGGATGAGCAACGGTTTCAATCCCCTCCCAAAAAAAATCTTTTAAAAGTTGGGAACTATTATGATAACATCGATATAGAGAAAGGATTGAAAAAAATTGAAAACTTTCTTTAA
- a CDS encoding ammonium transporter, producing MKIVLADNVFIFVATAFVLLMSIPALALFYGGLTRVKSMLNTMMMVMVAFCLVSFLWIAFGYSLTFGDGAVIGDLKHIFLSGIKFDEPAPAAPNLYHYLFIFFQMTFAAITVALMAGAFVERLKFSAWILISVLWATFVYFPVAHWIWGGGWLSDLHVVDFAGGIVVHETSGLAALLGAIMLGRRKEPIMLPSSLPLVAIGTGLLWFGWFGFNGGSALGMNAQAISAAFNSTIAAFIAGFLWMGFEWIKYKKATSLGLFTGIIAGLATITPASGYVDIGGSILIGILGAIVCFWAVVYAKKRFKYDDSLDVFGVHGVGGIVGALMIGILAVPEIGGVKGLIYGGGFSQLGYQIVGLLVVGVYTLLVTFVVFKVVGMITGLRVSKEEEIMGLDEYIHGEKAYIKEY from the coding sequence ATGAAAATAGTATTGGCAGATAATGTATTTATCTTTGTTGCTACGGCCTTTGTTCTTTTAATGAGTATTCCGGCCCTTGCTCTTTTTTATGGTGGACTTACCAGAGTCAAGAGTATGCTCAATACCATGATGATGGTGATGGTGGCCTTTTGTTTGGTGAGTTTTTTGTGGATAGCCTTTGGATACTCCTTGACATTTGGCGACGGAGCAGTCATAGGAGATTTGAAGCATATTTTTTTATCTGGTATCAAATTTGATGAACCCGCACCTGCAGCACCAAATCTTTATCACTATCTTTTTATCTTTTTTCAGATGACTTTTGCGGCGATTACTGTAGCGCTTATGGCTGGTGCTTTTGTGGAAAGACTGAAATTCAGCGCTTGGATTTTGATAAGCGTGCTATGGGCAACTTTTGTCTATTTTCCGGTTGCACACTGGATCTGGGGCGGCGGATGGCTTAGCGATTTGCATGTTGTCGATTTTGCTGGGGGAATTGTTGTACATGAAACCAGCGGTTTGGCTGCGTTACTTGGAGCTATTATGCTTGGTCGAAGAAAAGAGCCAATTATGCTCCCTTCATCCCTTCCGCTTGTAGCGATCGGTACAGGACTTTTATGGTTTGGATGGTTCGGATTTAATGGTGGCAGTGCTCTTGGGATGAACGCTCAGGCCATCAGTGCGGCTTTTAACTCTACCATCGCAGCCTTCATTGCAGGATTTCTTTGGATGGGTTTTGAATGGATAAAGTATAAAAAGGCTACGTCTTTAGGGTTGTTTACAGGAATCATTGCCGGTCTTGCTACGATTACTCCAGCGAGTGGATATGTCGATATTGGTGGCAGCATCCTGATAGGAATCCTTGGTGCCATTGTCTGTTTTTGGGCTGTGGTATATGCAAAAAAGCGATTTAAATATGATGATAGCTTGGATGTTTTCGGTGTGCATGGAGTGGGAGGAATCGTCGGAGCATTGATGATAGGGATTTTGGCGGTACCTGAGATTGGAGGTGTCAAAGGTCTTATTTATGGTGGGGGGTTCAGTCAGCTTGGATATCAGATCGTAGGACTTTTGGTTGTAGGGGTTTATACACTTTTGGTTACATTTGTTGTCTTTAAAGTAGTCGGCATGATTACAGGTCTTCGAGTAAGCAAAGAAGAAGAGATTATGGGATTGGATGAGTATATTCATGGTGAAAAAGCCTATATCAAAGAGTATTAA
- a CDS encoding GDSL-type esterase/lipase family protein: MILALGDCNIKGADRYNGPTYAEIVAKKLHQPLINAGITMSTVREGRILFDTYKNKQPQIVLLGYGLVDSWKTFRYAPYVLYYPDNFLRKIARKIVKKYKKIARNFGLNELFGQKYVVPPEEYEDTIRQIIQESPKIILIETPPHRTEQFRNPDIKKYNQILRKLAKEYEQCEYVAIYDIFEKNPGLYFDEIHFNEKGYRLIAERILEKI; the protein is encoded by the coding sequence ATGATACTTGCTTTGGGTGACTGCAATATAAAAGGGGCGGATCGATACAATGGCCCCACCTATGCTGAAATTGTAGCTAAAAAACTACATCAGCCCCTTATCAATGCTGGTATAACGATGAGTACAGTAAGAGAGGGCAGAATACTTTTTGATACTTATAAAAATAAACAACCCCAGATTGTTCTTTTGGGATACGGTCTTGTGGACAGCTGGAAAACTTTTCGCTACGCTCCATATGTTCTTTATTATCCTGATAATTTTTTGAGAAAGATTGCTAGAAAAATTGTTAAAAAATATAAAAAAATTGCACGAAATTTTGGTTTGAATGAACTTTTCGGACAAAAATATGTGGTACCACCCGAAGAATATGAAGATACAATACGACAAATCATACAAGAGAGTCCAAAAATCATTCTCATCGAAACACCCCCGCATCGTACAGAGCAGTTTCGTAATCCAGATATTAAAAAATATAACCAGATATTAAGAAAATTGGCCAAAGAATATGAGCAGTGCGAATATGTTGCGATTTATGATATTTTTGAAAAAAATCCAGGGCTTTATTTTGATGAAATCCATTTCAACGAAAAAGGGTATCGTCTGATAGCCGAAAGAATTTTGGAAAAAATATGA